The following coding sequences are from one Massilia sp. KIM window:
- a CDS encoding ATP-dependent helicase, whose translation MAHIHPAGWREMSVTGAAAREIETLATLEQRLADAPYEIYHGVHWTNVEQGYSVYGDIDFIVVAPNGRMLVIEQVAGFLNETRDGLVKAYQGKPRKIRNQILSTIEGLSKRYQGALSIDYLLYCPDYIVRDQQLAGIDPHHIIDATNKPKLARVIREALPITPKTEEFDKVTRFLSDTLNLRPDPSSMIGHAVNMVTRLSGGLATWARRLEFSPFRLRVVGTAGSGKTQLALAEYTAAIDAGLRPLYVCFNRPLADHIERLAPAGGRVATFHTLCDAWLRAQDQTPDYGSPTVWSEIEQSLAAAELPETWQYDVVIVDEGQDFSTVWRDIVLRMLKEGGRAIWLEDPDQNLYGREMVPLPGWVTLHSNTNYRSPRQIVDMLGSIGAARQPVEAGSPFKGADIEELTYPEGEVEAMLAQTRRAVTLCLGAGFGRQDIAICSFRGREKSAILKLDKLSDAHSLRSFTGEYDLFGNPLFREGGLLAESVYRFKGQSAPALIFTEIDFEELDELALRKLFVGMTRARLKLVLVMSERASVQILDRVSAR comes from the coding sequence ATGGCCCATATTCATCCAGCAGGTTGGCGCGAGATGTCCGTCACTGGCGCCGCCGCGCGTGAAATCGAAACCCTGGCCACGCTCGAGCAGCGCCTGGCGGACGCGCCGTACGAGATCTACCACGGGGTGCACTGGACCAATGTCGAGCAGGGCTATTCGGTCTACGGCGACATCGACTTCATCGTGGTGGCGCCCAACGGCCGCATGCTGGTCATCGAGCAGGTGGCGGGCTTCCTGAACGAGACCCGCGATGGCCTGGTCAAGGCCTACCAGGGCAAGCCGCGCAAGATCCGCAACCAGATCCTGTCCACCATCGAAGGCTTGAGCAAGCGCTACCAGGGCGCGCTGTCGATCGATTACCTGCTCTACTGCCCGGACTACATCGTGCGCGACCAGCAGCTGGCCGGGATCGACCCGCACCACATCATCGACGCCACCAACAAGCCGAAGCTGGCGCGGGTGATCCGCGAAGCCCTGCCGATCACGCCCAAGACCGAGGAATTCGACAAGGTCACGCGCTTCCTGAGCGACACCCTGAACCTGCGGCCGGACCCGAGCTCGATGATCGGGCACGCGGTCAACATGGTCACGCGCCTGTCGGGCGGGCTGGCCACCTGGGCGCGCCGGCTCGAGTTCAGCCCTTTCCGCCTGCGCGTGGTGGGCACGGCCGGCAGCGGCAAGACCCAGCTGGCGCTGGCCGAATACACGGCCGCGATCGACGCCGGCCTGCGTCCGCTCTACGTCTGCTTCAACCGTCCGCTCGCCGACCATATCGAGCGCCTGGCGCCGGCCGGCGGCCGGGTCGCCACCTTCCACACCCTGTGCGATGCCTGGCTGCGCGCCCAGGACCAGACGCCCGACTACGGCTCGCCCACGGTGTGGAGCGAGATCGAGCAGTCGCTGGCGGCGGCCGAGCTGCCCGAAACCTGGCAGTACGACGTGGTGATCGTGGACGAGGGCCAGGACTTCTCGACCGTCTGGCGCGACATCGTGCTGCGCATGCTGAAGGAAGGCGGGCGCGCGATCTGGCTGGAGGACCCGGACCAGAACCTCTACGGCCGCGAGATGGTGCCGCTGCCGGGCTGGGTGACCCTGCACTCCAACACCAACTACCGCAGCCCGCGCCAGATCGTCGACATGCTGGGTTCGATCGGCGCGGCGCGCCAGCCGGTGGAGGCGGGCAGCCCGTTCAAGGGCGCGGACATCGAGGAGCTGACCTATCCCGAAGGGGAAGTCGAGGCCATGCTGGCGCAGACGCGGCGCGCCGTGACCCTGTGCCTGGGAGCCGGCTTCGGGCGGCAGGACATCGCGATCTGTTCGTTCCGGGGGAGGGAGAAGTCGGCGATCCTCAAGCTGGACAAGCTGAGCGATGCGCATTCGCTGCGCTCCTTCACCGGGGAGTACGACTTGTTCGGCAATCCGCTGTTCCGCGAAGGGGGGCTGCTGGCGGAGTCGGTGTACCGCTTCAAGGGGCAGTCGGCGCCGGCCCTGATCTTCACCGAGATCGATTTCGAGGAACTGGACGAGCTGGCGCTGCGCAAGCTGTTCGTGGGAATGACGCGGGCCAGGCTGAAGCTGGTGCTGGTGATGAGCGAGCGGGCCTCGGTCCAGATCCTGGACCGGGTGAGCGCGAGGTAG
- the leuA gene encoding 2-isopropylmalate synthase — protein sequence MLKNPAAKYRPFPAVPLTDRQWPSRSITRPPIWMSTDLRDGNQALIEPMSPEKKLRFFEMLVKIGLKEIEVGFPSASQTDFDFVRMLVEEKRIPDDVTIIVLTQARDELIRRTVEAAAGAKRAIVHVYNSVAPVFRRVVFNMERDEIVQIAVKGTQLIKELVAQHPQTEWGLEYSPESFSTTELDFSKQIVDAVSAVWQPTPQNRMIVNLPSTVEAATPNVYADQIEWMCRHLERRESLVISVHPHNDRGTAVAAAELAVMAGADRVEGCLFGNGERTGNVDLVTLAMNLYTQGVNPGLDFSDIDAVRQLVEDCNQLPVHPRHPYAGDLVFTAFSGSHQDAIKKGFAQQKADAIWEVPYLPIDPADLGRSYDAVIRVNSQSGKGGMAYLLEQEYGLQLPRRLQIEFSRAVQKVADESGREIAASDLHQLFAREYLEQDEPYHYVGHRMQEASGEDVQLEVNVARHHAPQVFKGTGNGPIDAFVNALGLEIKLMDYHEHAIGSGADAKAACYVELRVGNGPTLFGVGIDSNIVTASFKSVLSAVNRHLAAAGVDAGAMAA from the coding sequence ATGTTGAAGAACCCCGCCGCCAAATACCGTCCCTTCCCCGCCGTCCCGCTGACCGACCGCCAGTGGCCGAGCCGCAGCATCACCCGCCCGCCGATCTGGATGAGCACCGACCTGCGCGACGGTAACCAGGCCCTGATCGAACCCATGAGCCCGGAAAAGAAGCTGCGTTTCTTCGAGATGCTGGTGAAGATCGGCCTGAAGGAGATCGAGGTCGGCTTCCCCTCCGCCTCCCAGACCGACTTCGACTTCGTGCGCATGCTGGTCGAGGAAAAGCGCATCCCCGACGACGTGACCATCATCGTCCTGACCCAGGCCCGCGATGAGCTGATCCGCCGCACGGTGGAAGCGGCGGCCGGCGCCAAGCGCGCCATCGTCCACGTCTACAACTCGGTGGCCCCGGTGTTCCGCCGCGTGGTGTTCAACATGGAGCGCGACGAGATCGTGCAGATCGCGGTCAAGGGCACCCAGCTGATCAAGGAACTGGTGGCCCAGCATCCGCAAACCGAATGGGGCCTGGAATATTCGCCGGAGTCCTTCTCGACCACCGAGCTCGATTTCTCCAAGCAGATCGTCGACGCCGTCAGCGCCGTGTGGCAGCCGACCCCGCAGAACCGGATGATCGTCAACCTGCCCTCGACCGTGGAAGCGGCCACTCCCAATGTCTACGCCGACCAGATCGAGTGGATGTGCCGCCATCTCGAGCGCCGCGAATCGCTCGTCATCAGCGTGCACCCGCACAACGACCGCGGCACCGCCGTGGCGGCCGCCGAGCTGGCGGTGATGGCGGGCGCCGACCGCGTCGAGGGCTGCCTGTTCGGCAACGGCGAGCGCACCGGCAACGTCGACCTGGTGACCCTGGCCATGAACCTCTATACCCAGGGCGTGAACCCGGGTCTCGACTTCTCCGACATCGACGCGGTGCGCCAACTGGTCGAGGACTGCAACCAGCTGCCGGTGCACCCGCGCCACCCCTACGCGGGCGACCTGGTGTTCACCGCCTTCTCGGGCTCGCACCAGGATGCGATCAAGAAGGGCTTCGCCCAGCAGAAGGCCGACGCGATCTGGGAAGTGCCCTATCTCCCGATCGACCCGGCCGACCTGGGCCGCAGCTACGACGCCGTCATCCGCGTCAACAGCCAGTCGGGCAAGGGCGGCATGGCCTACCTGCTCGAGCAGGAATACGGCCTGCAGCTGCCGCGCCGCCTGCAGATCGAGTTCTCGCGCGCCGTGCAGAAGGTGGCCGACGAGAGCGGCCGCGAGATCGCGGCCAGCGACCTGCACCAGCTGTTCGCGCGCGAATACCTGGAGCAGGACGAGCCTTACCACTACGTCGGCCACCGCATGCAGGAGGCCAGCGGCGAGGACGTGCAGCTCGAGGTGAACGTGGCGCGCCACCATGCGCCGCAGGTGTTCAAGGGCACCGGGAACGGGCCGATCGACGCCTTCGTCAATGCGCTGGGACTGGAGATCAAGCTGATGGACTACCACGAGCATGCGATCGGCTCGGGGGCGGACGCGAAGGCGGCCTGCTACGTCGAGCTGCGCGTCGGGAACGGGCCGACCCTGTTCGGCGTCGGCATCGACAGCAATATCGTGACCGCCTCGTTCAAGTCGGTGCTGTCGGCGGTCAACCGGCACCTTGCGGCGGCAGGGGTGGACGCGGGCGCGATGGCTGCCTGA
- the infA gene encoding translation initiation factor IF-1, which produces MAKEELIEMNGLVSEVLPEMRFRIDLDNGHKMIAYTSGRMKKNHIRILAGDRVTLELSPYDLTKGRIVFRHIENRMPSKPRSGPPRRR; this is translated from the coding sequence ATGGCAAAAGAAGAACTGATCGAAATGAACGGACTGGTGTCCGAAGTCCTCCCCGAAATGCGTTTCCGTATCGACCTCGATAACGGACACAAGATGATCGCCTATACCTCCGGCCGCATGAAGAAGAACCACATCCGCATCCTTGCCGGCGACCGCGTGACGCTCGAGCTCTCGCCCTACGACCTGACCAAGGGCAGGATCGTGTTCCGCCACATCGAAAACCGCATGCCGTCCAAGCCGCGCAGCGGACCGCCGCGCCGGCGTTGA
- a CDS encoding cold-shock protein, whose protein sequence is MNTGTVKWFNDSKGFGFITPDDGSGDLFAHFSEVRSAGFKSLSEGQRVSFEVGSSPKGRQASNIQPANL, encoded by the coding sequence ATGAATACTGGCACCGTGAAATGGTTTAACGATTCAAAAGGCTTCGGCTTCATTACGCCGGACGATGGCAGCGGCGACCTGTTCGCCCACTTCTCCGAAGTACGCAGCGCCGGATTCAAGTCGCTGAGCGAAGGCCAGCGCGTGAGTTTCGAGGTCGGCAGCAGCCCGAAAGGCCGTCAGGCATCGAACATCCAGCCAGCCAACCTGTGA